The Topomyia yanbarensis strain Yona2022 chromosome 3, ASM3024719v1, whole genome shotgun sequence nucleotide sequence GTTGTTTGACTTTCTTCCGCTCGCTATCCAATCCAAAGTCCGAATCGGAATCGGAGGATATGTCCTTTGGAATTGGTTTCACAGCTTCCTTTTCTGAAACAATGGAACAGATAATGATATTCTTCGATAATATCAACAAAATAACAAACTTCGTTTTAATTTGTCTCGGATGTTCCTGGCTTCTTGCTCGATTAATTCTTTGTCCCGAGAATCGCCACACGCAGACTCATTATCTGAACTCGAGTCATTACCGGAAATGCGAGCGTCTCGCCTTTCAACCTTACTACTTCCTTCCCCCTTCACATCGACAGCTTGTTTGCTTAATCCGGGATCGTCCAATGCATCATGTGAACTTTTCCCCTTGCCGACAATATTCTTCTGAACGAACTGATTTGTTTCCTGCTCCTCTTCTTCAGCCTCATCGCCGAATGAAAGCAACCCGTAATTTTTAACACCTTTCtcctttttctttttctcttttttatcCTCGGAAGATTTTTTCAACTTCAGCAATCTCGGGACAATATCTGGAAATGGATTGTGCAAAATTTCCGTCTTCAGTATCCTGTGTGGGAAATGCGGTCTCTCATTCTCATAAACTTCGCCGTCCTCTAGCTTCAGCATATTGTAGATCGTGTCCCCACCGACCTTCCCGAACAGAGTGTGCATGTTCTGCAGTTCGGGAGTGGCACCGAGCGTGAAGAAGAACTGTGATCCATTGTCATTTTTGCCTGAGTTAGCCATTGCTACTAAACCTCGCCGCACAAAGCGCAACCGCGAATGGAACTCATCCTTGAACGGGTGCCCGTATATCGATTCACCGCCCGTTCCATCCCCATTGGGGTCACCGCCTTGTACGATGAATCCCCGTACAACTCTATGGAACATCGTCCCGTTGTAGTAACCTTCCATGCACAGCTGAACGAAGTTTCGGCATGCTAACGGAGATTCCCGAGACCACAGTTCAATGTCGATGTCGCCGACTGTAGTTTTCAG carries:
- the LOC131691203 gene encoding spliceosome-associated protein CWC27 homolog, which translates into the protein MSNIYIQEPPTTGKVLLKTTVGDIDIELWSRESPLACRNFVQLCMEGYYNGTMFHRVVRGFIVQGGDPNGDGTGGESIYGHPFKDEFHSRLRFVRRGLVAMANSGKNDNGSQFFFTLGATPELQNMHTLFGKVGGDTIYNMLKLEDGEVYENERPHFPHRILKTEILHNPFPDIVPRLLKLKKSSEDKKEKKKKEKGVKNYGLLSFGDEAEEEEQETNQFVQKNIVGKGKSSHDALDDPGLSKQAVDVKGEGSSKVERRDARISGNDSSSDNESACGDSRDKELIEQEARNIRDKLKRKKEAVKPIPKDISSDSDSDFGLDSERKKVKQQQAAKIREQISQLKKDYQSDKRKDKVKVQQDEVGKKKNEAKSEVMKEFLAVQEQYTEKKKQLPKKGSSRENFTLQLLEKFKNKLQNVHEQVDETVASGSQTEMDEEADIQSDNWLSHRLQFEKNDPILAKDAVTKDDGWYDVYDPRNPLNKRKRGEKVDTKEKPQK